From Shewanella yunxiaonensis, the proteins below share one genomic window:
- the rnm gene encoding RNase RNM has protein sequence MITEQSCIDLHCHSTASDGALSPAELITRAKTNGVDVLAITDHDTVAGLTIAKQFNLGLSQPITLVNGVEISTHWHAYDIHIVGLAFDCHYPPLLAFLERQRCLRNERAQEIGHRLEKAGIMGAYQGAQALAGDAALSRGHYARYLVQAGIVDDIGKVFKRYLARGKTGYVPNNWGDMRSAIDVIHAAGGIAVLAHASGYQLKGKWLKKLVREFKEAGGDAMEVVLGQQSPEDLVQLAQLANLNGLKASVGSDFHFPGRWLELGKNLRRPKGLEWVWHSEQWTVKQ, from the coding sequence ATGATTACTGAACAATCTTGTATCGATCTGCACTGCCATAGCACAGCCTCCGACGGAGCGTTGTCTCCTGCCGAACTTATCACCCGGGCAAAAACTAACGGTGTAGATGTATTAGCCATTACCGACCACGATACGGTCGCGGGCTTAACTATTGCCAAGCAGTTTAATCTTGGCTTGTCTCAACCAATAACGCTGGTCAATGGCGTAGAGATCTCAACCCATTGGCATGCTTATGATATCCATATTGTGGGCCTGGCATTTGATTGCCATTATCCGCCGTTATTAGCGTTTCTTGAGCGGCAACGTTGTTTGCGTAACGAACGGGCGCAAGAGATTGGTCATCGGCTTGAGAAAGCTGGGATTATGGGCGCTTATCAAGGAGCCCAGGCATTAGCGGGGGACGCAGCATTGAGTCGCGGACACTATGCCCGTTATCTGGTGCAGGCGGGGATTGTTGATGACATTGGTAAAGTGTTTAAACGTTATTTAGCCCGCGGTAAAACCGGTTATGTGCCTAATAACTGGGGCGATATGCGAAGTGCGATCGACGTGATCCATGCCGCTGGTGGCATCGCGGTGCTAGCGCATGCGAGTGGTTACCAGCTTAAGGGGAAGTGGTTAAAGAAACTTGTCAGAGAGTTTAAAGAAGCCGGTGGTGATGCCATGGAAGTGGTCTTAGGGCAACAATCACCTGAAGATTTAGTGCAGTTGGCTCAGTTGGCAAACCTGAATGGTTTGAAAGCGTCAGTTGGCAGCGATTTTCATTTTCCAGGCCGCTGGCTGGAACTTGGAAAAAATTTACGTCGGCCCAAGGGGTTAGAATGGGTTTGGCACAGTGAGCAATGGACAGTTAAACAATGA